From the Lathyrus oleraceus cultivar Zhongwan6 chromosome 3, CAAS_Psat_ZW6_1.0, whole genome shotgun sequence genome, the window AAGATAGATGATAAGAACTCAATGGAAACAAAAGGCATGGGGAGTGTTCTTGTGTATCTGTAAGATGGAAATGATAAAGAAGGTTATATATGTCCCATAGTTGAAGTGAAATCTAATGAGTGTAGGTTCTTAAGTAGATAAGGGATAtgatgacttctcgacaagtgtaccgataatgtcatagtaataaaaagatcgaatccacatGGACTGCTTTTGAATAAGACAAAATATGTGCAATGTATATAAAATAGtaaatggggggggggggggggggggggaaggGTTGAGTTTGCAAGAGAAAAGTAaatgttgatgtttgatgccctATATGAATAATCGTATCCCTATAATCCCATAGCGAATTAACAAAACCACTATAACTAATCCCTCGcgaaataactcactaatcacTACTCGGAGTTTCCTATCCCTAGTCTACCAGCGTAAACAAGATTAGGCGATGCAGATAAAGTTAATTCCTTATGCCACTACTTGGGGTCTCCTATTCATATTCAATCAACGTAAGTACAACAAtttccctaggtccaacacatagactaaaGTTCAGTATTtcctatgtgcccaaaatcaaCTTAAAAGAGTATTTCACATAAAAAAAACATTAAGAAAAATAAGCAATTGAATAAGATTATAGATCAAAAGATTCATACAAAGCCAAATTAACATATTacccaacaatattgaaataacttcatcataacacaacctaacaTAGAGAAGCTTAACTACTCATAATTCAGATTACAATACCAAAAACAAAAGGCGAGAATAGCATGTGAATTCCCTTGAAGTAATGACCTCTAATGGCTTCCAATGCCCTCAAATTCACCCCCTTTTTTCAAAAtatttctttgcttgtgattttaaacttagactttgttttaataattagaaactttggccttatgccattgaattttctaacTCTTTCTTgaatcaaatttgtaaataaacttaatcatattgaattgaaatttcaaaagacaaaaagaactaacaactccattcaaatttttggccccTTGGTGCCTTCTCTTAttaacttttgttaaaagcaatgcaccaactcatttaaattttttaccacgaactacgaggttttgatccctcatttttatattggtatgtaggcacaagaccacacaaaaatataatcaatgaattattttctcatccccacactctatttttttctcaaacatcttttataccaaaaacatatgcacacataaaaaagggctccctaggagtacctaagacactttgggtgctaacacattccctctgtgtaaccaaccccttacctgtaatctctgacattttattatttttttgatttgaaaacttcttatcttttggttttgttcgtacttttctcctttcctttggaaacaataaaagcgtggtggcgactctgattttattgacgttaagcttatccatagctcgatggtcatgaatttaccgatacacctaacatccttatcagtttttactcatacccaaccaaatatactatcgagtctctcaatacttctaatttttccccttttggtatttttccatctaaccaatgaacctgctccctcttcagttgatcgaaactacagatgttctagaagagcatcaacatcggAGACTTGTCTCTTGAATAAATACTTTTCCATAGCGACGACGAACATCAAATATGTTTGCAATATGGCGAAATGAGATGTGaaaaaatgaatcacacaacacatctatttatatataaaaaaattcaCATTACACTTCCAAAttacacatgggcgccaattggattgacaacatCATGTGCTatagtcaatccaattggcgcccccACTTAAAATTTAAGGATAGACGCCAATTTGACTGACGCCTATACCTTacgttttttttttaaattaggatagtttgagaatttttttaaaattgatttttttttagaaaaaataGGTTATATGGGTAAAAAATTCAATCTTTCAATTACATTAAAATCACCAAAATTATCAAATAATAGAATCATTTAATCTATTCCCAGTTCGGGTCTATGGATAAAACTGATTTGATGTTTGTCATCACTGCTCATGGTTGCGTAATCCCTTACATCATTTCTTTTATGCATTCACATAATATTGCCAGAAATCGAAAGTCCAACTATTAAACAGTGACaatataaaaaaaaagtataCACTATTTAAATTCAATATAGTATTCTAGTTGACTATAAATCCTTCCTCTTTATATCAAATAAATATTTCCGGTTCTATATATATACACAAGTAAATATTAGAAACGAATCAGTGAGCATAAAACAACTATATTAGTAAACAATTAAAGCGCTAATATGGAAGATGTGATGCTTTTTGGAATGGTGATAAGTCCATTTGTGACCAGGGTGGAGATTGCGTTAAAATTGAAGGGAATTGAATACAAATATGTGGAAGAAAAGGCTGGTAACTTGAGTGAGAAAGCCATCAAATACAACCCTGTTTATAAGAAAGTTCCTATATTTGTTCATAATGAAAAGCACATATCAGAGTCTATTGTGATTCTTGAGTACATTGATGAAACTTGGAAACAAAACCCGATACTGCCTTCTGATCCTTACGAAAAAGCCTTAGCTCGTTTCTGGTCAAAGTTCATAGTTGACAAGGTAATTTTTAATCTCATAAAAGATTTAGATCCTGAGAATATGTTTCTCTTAAGTTTGAATACCGCTAAATATAAATAACTATTGTATTGAGACAAGTTTATATAGAATTTTGACACTAAGATTTGTCCTCTTGAATTAATCGTTCCCAAGGCCGgatattaatattttaaaaaaatataactATTATTTTGTGAAACCAGCTTATGAATGCTGCAAGGAAAGCTATTTTCTATCATGATGAGAAAGAGCTTGAGCAAGGTATTGAGGAAACAACGGTTGCTCTTCAGCTTCTTGAGAATGAGCTAAAGGACAAGTTCTTTGGTGGAGATGAGATTGGAATTGTTGACATTAGTGCTGTCATCATAGCTTATTGGCTCCCTATTATACAAGAAGCATTTGGATTGAAGTTGTTTACTAGTGAGAAATTTCCCAAGCTTTATAATTGGAGCCAAGACTTCAACAGTCACTCAATTGTTAAGGAATTATTGCCTCCTAGGGAAACCCTTATGACCAATTACAAAGGTGTTTATGAAAGGCACGTTGCTTCAAAATAGATCTATTGAAGGAGAAATATCTAAACTCATCGTTTGTAATTTTAATTTCTATTTGAAATTTAGTTGATCAAAACCTAGAATATTTTCTTGTTTAAAATATTTCAGAATTTTTCTTGGTGTCATAGGAATCGTATTTACACTCATGTTTCTCCTTTAATAATTTGTGTTGATATTAATGGCAAAATTATATTTTATGATTGaaattgttttattatttttagttAGTAAGTTATTTATGTAATTTGAGATATAATAAATATGTATTATAAAAACCAGTCATtcatattttcatttttttagTTTTGAACCTCATTATTTTTTAGACTCATGTTTGTTTATCGGTTTTAATTATTTTAAGAATTTAATTCTCCATCTTATTTTATGACGTGAAAGTGGATGGATTATGTGGGATCTCATTAACAGAGTTTTGATTTGATTGAATCATACTATGCTTTGTATGAAATTGATTATTTACAATTGTAGTGATGATGATGTACACCTTACAATAAGCATGCATGCATGCTCTTCCATGCACACATGCATCCTGAAGTTACAACAATGCTTGCTTGTTCTATATGTTGTGAAGCTTATGAAATGTACATACTAGTCATGTACTATATGATATATCTAAGTTTACATGCTCTTTTCTTAATACACCCCCTCAGGTTCAAAGAGTTTTGAAAAATGCGACTTTGAGCTTGGTCCGTAACTCATGAAATGCTAAAGTATCAAGTGGTTTTGTAAGTGTATCCGCAATTCGTACATTGTCTGGAATATGGTGAATCTTCAATTTTTTTGCAATGATGCGTTCACAGACAAAGTGGATATCTAGTTCAATGTGTTTAGTCCTCAAGTGGAGAATAAGATTATGAGATAGTAGCACCGTACTTTGGTTGTCACATAATAAGATAGGTGAAATAAATGAAATGGAAAGCTCAGcaaataatgactcgatccacGAGATTTCAGAAGTGGTATGGGCAAGTGCCGATATTCCGCTTCAGTGCTCGAACAAGCAACGGTGGGCTGATTTTTTGAGCTCCTTGATACAAGGTTTGGTCCAAGAAAGATACACGAGCCTGAGGTATAACGTCAATCATCTGGATCATTGGCCTAATTGGAATCACTATAGGCCATGGGAGAGAGTTTGTGAGACGTTATCGCATGTGCAAGATGCGGGCCATGAGTGATTGTGCCACTAAAGTATCGTAAGATGCGTTTGACAACTTCCAAGTTAGACTCAAACGGTGAGGCCAGAAATTGACACACCTTATTGACACTAAATGTAATATCTAGCCATGTAAGTGTGACATGGTGCATCGCGCCTACAAGTGATATGTAGTATTAAGGATTTAAAAGTCCAACCATGTATTCTTAACTTACAGGTGCTGAGCATTCGTGTAGTTACACTCTTGGTGTTTGACATATTAACTCGATTTAGTAGGTCACGATGTAGTTGGTTTGAGTGTGATGCAAGTTTCCATCGGGAAGATGATTCACCTCGATGCCAAGGAAGTATACATGTCTTCCTAACTTTTTGAGTGAAAATGTGGCATGTAGTGAGTCGATTAGCTTGTGTTTTAAGGTGGATGGCGAACTTGTAAGTAAaatgtcatccacatagactAAGGAATACATGGTAACACCTTGATGTGAGTACATGAACAAGGAATGTTGACATTTTACATGCAAGAGGCCAAACATGATAAGAGCTTGAGCAAAATTTTCATACCAGGCACGCGGGGCCTGCTTGAGGCCATACGATGCTTTATGAAGCTTGTAGACAAGTGTTGTGTCCTGATGCTCGAAATCGAGAGGTTGAGTCATGAAGATTTCTTCTTGAAGAGAACCATTAAAGAACAcattattttcattaatttgGTCCATCTCCCAATGATAGGTCAAAGCAGGTGTGAGAATAATTCGAATTATGGTGGGTTTGATCACAAGAGAGAATGTCTCATTGAAGTCGAAGCCAAATTGTTGATGATATCCCTTGGCGATAA encodes:
- the LOC127127541 gene encoding probable glutathione S-transferase, with protein sequence MEDVMLFGMVISPFVTRVEIALKLKGIEYKYVEEKAGNLSEKAIKYNPVYKKVPIFVHNEKHISESIVILEYIDETWKQNPILPSDPYEKALARFWSKFIVDKLMNAARKAIFYHDEKELEQGIEETTVALQLLENELKDKFFGGDEIGIVDISAVIIAYWLPIIQEAFGLKLFTSEKFPKLYNWSQDFNSHSIVKELLPPRETLMTNYKGVYERHVASK